From Dendropsophus ebraccatus isolate aDenEbr1 chromosome 2, aDenEbr1.pat, whole genome shotgun sequence, a single genomic window includes:
- the LOC138783901 gene encoding NAC-alpha domain-containing protein 1-like isoform X1: MPVDSTKEERAAQKDVRTLQAEAGSSPIASTASTPSSDSTTPKCLSPLEESPLAIPACAPSIALVTPCLQAKEGHRPQPEGASSEVPAGNTILHLPSKISEESPVTQEEESEEIEHQRPEEVVHPDTLDTRIVMGEETSCSPVEQGNINRLHTIIPEREMVFGDALEEVTLHLGSKVEGNSGQESNKAIVSESTDDLHFETHGEFALKGDLFSQGESVADVPSFLRPTKESPCSSTGSDVHSLQAKCVSTTDSDPYTTAPSSPVKTMYSQYKHHTYSKSHLNEEHNDPDYDNMSSPPTSPSGSYVTAEGGSWASSATSSGSPSSSPNLMAEVDTIESPTPYPDHMVVHEESLCEDPCCMSPDMLEDEDIPELYDRDIDHEDFSPANEDLLDGYPSDIHSSEEEDDEDEWETDFAPSFTSIPLCPEFMSAVSSVTTHVQEAQQVSLAGCSANVESALEPVVSQQEFHTVSLPSTENDHMIPAFMLPFRGSLIFEAESMEITLFPQGESAESEAIDGEEKEQEDGEDDEDDSTSASYLHSLSETSINEGVDESFAYQDDTSESSDSASYDGEEDDKRYGTEEYAVAPDAAAAQSTECPARGQHDSSNSGCESEMETSSDLSDSDDECAVFTALDINGEDLLGIEEQIVKVTDATNEEKKDEEEERGEAAGLSHRAHGFSEDPSITQDSSSELEDLSTSRAPHEVCGEPIRSTLVLTTEAESQPSPESLKDREEAMRTWSDSPVEQQSSSSSSEMDHILRAGIGNVGECLIACFDTDEELDTLPPLCSAMKTQQDHRVHDDDNGRRTSMAVQLAEDRNYFTVKCENNKDAKISAAEKSDISQGLVCTTNAGEMDLGSVEIDRTEEGSTHVEDTAHEELFACYESEEDPEEVKSLDRPSLLAQIQKQQEAAGSITDQLSHSRDKEQMLNDGTTIENSNVADREHDGCHHSSTAKTSQEGFDLNLFAADITEDPSRSITSKTSSGLGDIRASFSDKQNDLKTKENTSSCDKVVTKAEVTSMAEHHIIPLPSSIKDPADQVVKSKEQNSQHASDVYMERVKTCPYSSERESLNIHPSKPNEPITEDNQSASRCHLSETCKVGESNDLPDRPVCKEPPDREDILQVEQKADSQESPEVPTSETSNIFQQSNGSDISLTYDSQPESDITVTSISDGVEPEEGDGQLSKSDPSDGDDRNLENVSIVDNHQDSHISSTMEDNGDAAYNPPTHPSTLLNSNHLCTKNSSSSSENHKFMKTTQTCTVAKEQVKLLDKNESQDKNVFCSLDLEESSSNKIQQLEETQHKLKDTPSISNTLGVLCTEPRPCDKAGREALPPSASALSGLPSKPRTDKMEMSEDIQEMTKLLQGSFGKLEALDLSMRSSYSEANASITLTKPAKISDSRDKVVALSENDVESKRQKVGFTCDVEKQPRVEMKQKKAQRSDKVERGSSKDKKVLDKACLESEKLHSQTSQNVKKAKDNPGQDQKSGLNKELRTPNPLKSPTTKDAQGRQSNADIESDLSLHVAPKTEAAPPTTPDADSVVSKVPPKKFLSRVPDGSPQDQKVVRQPAASENLGSKKLSSAAPEGSSPTPQLSTEPPITSCCPRAPQSHELVGKKPQLTCPPSEPSSSSDSELTSRGREMHLLRETSAVTLLGISKPILRQRGCETLSHRGSCNDTESNDESLPELEEADLTEPRSSSSQNQLAHCVGSGEESISKAKQSRSEKKARKAMSKLGLRQIHGVTRITIRKSKNILFVITKPDVFKSPASDIYIVFGEAKIEDLSQQVHKAAAEKFKVPMEHSPLITETAPTLTIKEESEEEEEVDETGLEVRDIELVMAQANVSRPKAVRALRHNNNDIVNAIMELTM; the protein is encoded by the exons ATGCCGGTGGATTCCACAAAGGAAGAGAGGGCTGCGCAGAAGGATGTCAGGACGCTGCAGGCTGAAGCag GTTCATCTCCAATTGCTTCCACCGCATCAACCCCAAGTAGTGACTCCACCACCCCCAAGTGTTTAAGCCCATTAGAGGAATCTCCATTGGCAATCCCAGCATGTGCCCCCAGCATAGCCCTGGTGACTCCATGCCTTCAGGCCAAAGAAGGACACAGACCTCAGCCAGAGGGTGCAAGCAGTGAGGTGCCCGCTGGGAATACCATTCTGCATCTTCCCTCTAAGATATCAGAAGAGTCACCTGTGACCCAAGAAGAAGAGTCAGAAGAAATTGAGCATCAACGCCCTGAAGAGGTTGTGCACCCAGACACTCTGGACACCAGAATTGTGATGGGGGAAGAAACATCTTGTAGTCCTGTGGAACAGGGGAATATAAATAGGTTGCACACAATAATTCCTGAGAGGGAGATGGTGTTCGGGGATGCTTTGGAGGAGGTAACATTGCACTTAGGTTCTAAAGTCGAAGGGAATTCAGGACAAGAAAGCAACAAAGCCATTGTGTCTGAGTCCACTGACGATTTGCACTTTGAGACCCATGGAGAGTTTGCATTGAAAGGCGACTTATTTTCTCAGGGTGAATCTGTAGCTGATGTGCCTTCATTTCTCAGACCCACCAAAGAGTCACCCTGCAGCTCCACAGGCAGTGATGTCCACTCACTACAAGCTAAGTGTGTAAGTACCACTGACTCCGACCCATATACCACTGCTCCATCCAGCCCAGTAAAGACCATGTACAGCCAATATAAGCACCACACCTACTCAAAGAGCCACCTTAACGAGGAGCACAACGACCCCGACTATGACAACATGTCTTCTCCTCCAACATCACCTTCAGGATCCTACGTCACTGCAGAAGGAGGTAGTTGGGCCTCCTCAGCCACTTCTAGTGGCTCTCCATCGAGTTCCCCAAATTTGATGGCTGAGGTGGACACCATTGAATCTCCCACCCCTTATCCGGACCACATGGTGGTTCATGAAGAAAGTCTCTGTGAAGACCCATGTTGTATGTCCCCTGACATGTTAGAAGATGAAGATATTCCAGAACTGTATGATAGAGATATAGACCATGAAGACTTTTCTCCAGCCAATGAGGATCTCTTAGATGGGTACCCTAGTGACATCCATTCTAGTGAAGAGGAAGATGATGAAGATGAATGGGAGACAGATTTTGCCCCCTCTTTTACGAGCATCCCTCTCTGTCCTGAATTTATGAGCGCAGTGTCTTCAGTCACTACGCATGTACAGGAGGCTCAGCAGGTATCTTTGGCAGGCTGCTCTGCAAATGTGGAGAGTGCCCTAGAGCCGGTGGTGAGCCAGCAGGAATTCCACACGGTAAGCCTGCCAAGTACTGAAAATGATCACATGATTCCCGCTTTTATGCTTCCGTTTCGGGGAAGTTTAATATTCGAGGCTGAGTCAATGGAGATAACGTTATTCCCACAAGGAGAATCAGCCGAAAGTGAGGCAATTGATGGAGAAGAGAAAGAACAAGAAGACGGTGAAGATGATGAAGATGATAGTACCTCTGCTTCATATCTTCATTCACTGTCTGAAACATCCATCAACGAAGGGGTAGATGAATCATTTGCTTACCAGGATGACACCTCAGAATCCTCAGATTCAGCCTCCtatgatggagaagaagatgataaACGATATGGCACAGAGGAGTACGCAGTGGCACCggatgctgctgctgcacagagcACAGAGTGCCCAGCAAGAGGCCAACATGACTCTTCCAACTCGGGCTGTGAGAGTGAGATGGAGACATCATCTGATCTGTCTGACTCAGATGACGAATGTGCAGTGTTTACAGCTCTGGACATAAATGGAGAAGATCTTCTTGGAATAGAAGAACAAATTGTCAAAGTCACTGATGCCACAAATGAAGAGAAAAAAGATGAGGAAGAAGAACGTGGTGAAGCAGCTGGATTATCCCATCGAGCCCACGGCTTTTCTGAAGATCCTTCCATCACTCAAGACAGCTCCAGTGAGCTTGAAGATTTAAGTACCAGCAGAGCCCCTCATGAAGTTTGCGGAGAACCTATAAGAAGCACTTTAGTTCTTACAACAGAAGCTGAAAGTCAGCCCAGTCCTGAATCACTTAAAGACAGAGAAGAAGCAATGAGGACATGGTCTGATAGTCCTGTAGAGCAGcagtcatcctcatcatcctctgaaATGGACCATATTCTTAGAGCTGGGATTGGCAACGTTGGGGAATGTTTGATAGCTTGTTTTGACACTGATGAAGAGCTAGATactttgccccctctgtgctccgcGATGAAGACCCAACAAGATCACAGGGTACATGATGATGACAATGGTAGGAGGACCTCCATGGCTGTGCAGCTAGCAGAAGATAGGAATTATTTCACAGTGAaatgtgaaaataataaagatgccaAAATATCTGCTGCAGAGAAAAGTGACATCTCCCAAGGACTAGTGTGTACCACAAATGCTGGTGAAATGGATTTAGGTTCTGTAGAAatagataggacagaagaaggaaGCACTCATGTAGAAGACACAGCCCATGAAGAGTTGTTTGCATGCTATGAGTCTGAAGAAGACCCAGAAGAAGTGAAATCCTTGGACCGGCCTTCACTCCTCGCCCAAATACAGAAACAACAAGAAGCTGCCGGTTCTATCACAGACCAGCTGTCCCATAGCAGAGATAAAGAACAGATGCTTAACGATGGAACAACCATAGAAAATAGTAACGTTGCTGACAGAGAACATGATGGATGTCACCATTCCAGCACAGCAAAAACTAGTCAAGAAGGATTCGACTTGAATTTGTTTGCTGCAGATATAACAGAGGACCCTTCTAGGTCAATAACAAGTAAAACTTCTTCTGGGTTGGGAGACATTAGGGCTTCATTCAGTGATAAGCAAAATGACTTGAAGACTAAGGAGAACACGTCTTCTTGTGATAAAGTCGTAACTAAAGCTGAGGTCACTAGTATGGCAGAACATCACATTATACCTCTGCCATCATCTATAAAGGATCCTGCAGATCAAGTAGTAAAGTCCAAGGAGCAAAACAGTCAACACGCcagtgatgtgtatatggagAGGGTTAAAACATGTCCATATTCTTCAGAAAGGGAATCATTGAACATACATCCTTCAAAACCCAATGAACCGATAACTGAGGACAACCAGAGTGCCAGCAGGTGCCACCTTTCTGAAACATGTAAGGTTGGTGAATCTAATGATTTACCTGACCGCCCTGTTTGTAAGGAACCACCAGACAGGGAAGATATCCTTCAAGTAGAGCAGAAGGCAGACAGTCAAGAGTCTCCTGAAGTCCCTACCAGTGAAACCAGTAACATCTTTCAGCAGAGCAATGGTTCGGACATCAGCCTTACATATGATAGTCAGCCAGAAAGTGATATTACAGTAACCAGTATTTCAGATGGGGTTGAACCTGAAGAAGGAGATGGACAACTGAGCAAAAGCGATCCATCTGATGGTGATGACAGGAACTTAGAAAATGTATCCATTGTTGATAATCATCAAGACTCACACATCTCATCAACCATGGAAGACAATGGAGATGCTGCTTAtaatccaccaacccacccatcCACTTTACTTAACTCAAATCATCTCTGCACTAaaaattcctcctcctcctcagaaaaTCACAAATTCATGAAAACCACCCAGACGTGCACAGTAGCCAAAGAACAGGTCAAGCTGTTAGATAAGAATGAGTCACAAGACAAGAACGTTTTCTGCAGTCTTGACTTGGAAGAATCTTCCTCTAACAAAATCCAGCAACTAGAAGAAACCCAACACAAATTAAAAGATACGCCATCCATATCCAACACATTAGGAGTATTGTGTACAGAACCTAGACCATGTGACAAAGCAGGACGAGAAGCCCTTCCGCCGTCTGCCAGTGCCTTGTCAGGGTTACCGTCCAAGCCAAGAACAGACAAAATGGAGATGTCCGAAGACATTCAAGAAATGACCAAGCTGCTACAAGGTTCATTTGGTAAACTGGAGGCGTTGGATCTTAGTATGAGGTCAAGTTATTCAGAGGCCAATGCTTCCATAACCTTAACTAAACCCGCCAAGATCAGTGACAGTAGAGATAAGGTTGTGGCTCTATCGGAGAATGATGTAGAGTCCAAGAGGCAAAAGGTTGGGTTCACTTGTGATGTAGAAAAACAACCAAGGGTTGAGATGAAACAGAAAAAGGCACAGAGGTCTGACAAGGTAGAGAGAGGTTCCTCTAAGGACAAGAAAGTCTTGGACAAGGCCTGCCTTGAGTCTGAAAAGTTACACAGTCAGACATCCCAGAACGTGAAGAAAGCAAAAGACAACCCTGGACAGGACCAGAAAAGTGGGCTCAATAAGGAACTGAGGACCCCCAATCCCCTCAAGAGCCCAACTACTAAGGATGCCCAGGGTAGGCAGTCAAATGCGGACATTGAAAGTGACTTAAGCCTGCATGTAGCCCCCAAAACTGAAGCCGCTCCACCCACTACCCCAGATGCAGACTCTGTTGTAAGTAAAGTGCCTCCCAAGAAATTTCTGTCCCGAGTGCCTGATGGAAGTCCTCAGGATCAAAAAGTAGTCAGGCAACCAGCTGCTTCTGAAAACCTGGGTTCCAAAAAACTTTCATCAG CAGCACCTGAAGGCAGCTCCCCGACCCCCCAACTGAGCACAGAGCCCCCCATTACCAGCTGCTGTCCAAGAGCCCCGCAGAGCCACGAACTGGTGGGAAAGAAACCCCAGCTGACCTGCCCCCCCTCTGAGCCGAGCTCTTCCAGTGACAGTGAGCTGACGTCTCGAGGGCGAGAGATGCACCTGCTGAGGGAGACATCTGCGGTCACCCTGCTGGGCATCAGCAAACCCATTCTAAGGCAACGGGGCTGTGAGACCCTAAGCCACAGAG GTTCCTGTAATGACACAGAAAGTAATGATGAATCTCTCCCCGAGCTGGAAGAAGCAGATCTGACCGAGCCGCGCTCCTCCTCCAGCCAG AACCAGCTGGCACACTGTGTCGGCTCCGGAGAGGAATCCATCAGCAAAGCCAAGCAGAGCCGGAGCGAGAAGAAGGCCAGGAAG GCTATGTCCAAGCTCGGCCTCCGACAGATACACGGCGTCACCAGGATCACCATCCGGAAATCCAAGAACATCTTATTCGTCATAACCAAGCCGGATGTGTTCAAGAGTCCCGCATCTGACatctatattgtgtttggagaagCCAAG ATTGAAGATCTGTCACAGCAAGTGCACAAAGCGGCTGCCGAAAAGTTCAAAGTCCCGATGGAGCATTCACCTCTGATCACAGAGACAGCGCCCACCCTGACCATCAAAGAAgagagcgaggaggaggaggag gtagatgAAACCGGACTAGAGGTGCGCGACATCGAGCTGGTGATGGCTCAGGCCAACGTATCCCGCCCCAAGGCTGTGCGAGCGCTGAGGCACAACAACAACGACATTGTCAACGCCATTATG GAATTAACCATGTAG
- the LOC138783901 gene encoding NAC-alpha domain-containing protein 1-like isoform X3 — MVRDWWTKSGPHLPCSSPIASTASTPSSDSTTPKCLSPLEESPLAIPACAPSIALVTPCLQAKEGHRPQPEGASSEVPAGNTILHLPSKISEESPVTQEEESEEIEHQRPEEVVHPDTLDTRIVMGEETSCSPVEQGNINRLHTIIPEREMVFGDALEEVTLHLGSKVEGNSGQESNKAIVSESTDDLHFETHGEFALKGDLFSQGESVADVPSFLRPTKESPCSSTGSDVHSLQAKCVSTTDSDPYTTAPSSPVKTMYSQYKHHTYSKSHLNEEHNDPDYDNMSSPPTSPSGSYVTAEGGSWASSATSSGSPSSSPNLMAEVDTIESPTPYPDHMVVHEESLCEDPCCMSPDMLEDEDIPELYDRDIDHEDFSPANEDLLDGYPSDIHSSEEEDDEDEWETDFAPSFTSIPLCPEFMSAVSSVTTHVQEAQQVSLAGCSANVESALEPVVSQQEFHTVSLPSTENDHMIPAFMLPFRGSLIFEAESMEITLFPQGESAESEAIDGEEKEQEDGEDDEDDSTSASYLHSLSETSINEGVDESFAYQDDTSESSDSASYDGEEDDKRYGTEEYAVAPDAAAAQSTECPARGQHDSSNSGCESEMETSSDLSDSDDECAVFTALDINGEDLLGIEEQIVKVTDATNEEKKDEEEERGEAAGLSHRAHGFSEDPSITQDSSSELEDLSTSRAPHEVCGEPIRSTLVLTTEAESQPSPESLKDREEAMRTWSDSPVEQQSSSSSSEMDHILRAGIGNVGECLIACFDTDEELDTLPPLCSAMKTQQDHRVHDDDNGRRTSMAVQLAEDRNYFTVKCENNKDAKISAAEKSDISQGLVCTTNAGEMDLGSVEIDRTEEGSTHVEDTAHEELFACYESEEDPEEVKSLDRPSLLAQIQKQQEAAGSITDQLSHSRDKEQMLNDGTTIENSNVADREHDGCHHSSTAKTSQEGFDLNLFAADITEDPSRSITSKTSSGLGDIRASFSDKQNDLKTKENTSSCDKVVTKAEVTSMAEHHIIPLPSSIKDPADQVVKSKEQNSQHASDVYMERVKTCPYSSERESLNIHPSKPNEPITEDNQSASRCHLSETCKVGESNDLPDRPVCKEPPDREDILQVEQKADSQESPEVPTSETSNIFQQSNGSDISLTYDSQPESDITVTSISDGVEPEEGDGQLSKSDPSDGDDRNLENVSIVDNHQDSHISSTMEDNGDAAYNPPTHPSTLLNSNHLCTKNSSSSSENHKFMKTTQTCTVAKEQVKLLDKNESQDKNVFCSLDLEESSSNKIQQLEETQHKLKDTPSISNTLGVLCTEPRPCDKAGREALPPSASALSGLPSKPRTDKMEMSEDIQEMTKLLQGSFGKLEALDLSMRSSYSEANASITLTKPAKISDSRDKVVALSENDVESKRQKVGFTCDVEKQPRVEMKQKKAQRSDKVERGSSKDKKVLDKACLESEKLHSQTSQNVKKAKDNPGQDQKSGLNKELRTPNPLKSPTTKDAQGRQSNADIESDLSLHVAPKTEAAPPTTPDADSVVSKVPPKKFLSRVPDGSPQDQKVVRQPAASENLGSKKLSSAAPEGSSPTPQLSTEPPITSCCPRAPQSHELVGKKPQLTCPPSEPSSSSDSELTSRGREMHLLRETSAVTLLGISKPILRQRGCETLSHRGSCNDTESNDESLPELEEADLTEPRSSSSQNQLAHCVGSGEESISKAKQSRSEKKARKAMSKLGLRQIHGVTRITIRKSKNILFVITKPDVFKSPASDIYIVFGEAKIEDLSQQVHKAAAEKFKVPMEHSPLITETAPTLTIKEESEEEEEVDETGLEVRDIELVMAQANVSRPKAVRALRHNNNDIVNAIMELTM; from the exons ATGGTCAGGGATTGGTGGACAAAATCTGGCCCACATTTGCCAT GTTCATCTCCAATTGCTTCCACCGCATCAACCCCAAGTAGTGACTCCACCACCCCCAAGTGTTTAAGCCCATTAGAGGAATCTCCATTGGCAATCCCAGCATGTGCCCCCAGCATAGCCCTGGTGACTCCATGCCTTCAGGCCAAAGAAGGACACAGACCTCAGCCAGAGGGTGCAAGCAGTGAGGTGCCCGCTGGGAATACCATTCTGCATCTTCCCTCTAAGATATCAGAAGAGTCACCTGTGACCCAAGAAGAAGAGTCAGAAGAAATTGAGCATCAACGCCCTGAAGAGGTTGTGCACCCAGACACTCTGGACACCAGAATTGTGATGGGGGAAGAAACATCTTGTAGTCCTGTGGAACAGGGGAATATAAATAGGTTGCACACAATAATTCCTGAGAGGGAGATGGTGTTCGGGGATGCTTTGGAGGAGGTAACATTGCACTTAGGTTCTAAAGTCGAAGGGAATTCAGGACAAGAAAGCAACAAAGCCATTGTGTCTGAGTCCACTGACGATTTGCACTTTGAGACCCATGGAGAGTTTGCATTGAAAGGCGACTTATTTTCTCAGGGTGAATCTGTAGCTGATGTGCCTTCATTTCTCAGACCCACCAAAGAGTCACCCTGCAGCTCCACAGGCAGTGATGTCCACTCACTACAAGCTAAGTGTGTAAGTACCACTGACTCCGACCCATATACCACTGCTCCATCCAGCCCAGTAAAGACCATGTACAGCCAATATAAGCACCACACCTACTCAAAGAGCCACCTTAACGAGGAGCACAACGACCCCGACTATGACAACATGTCTTCTCCTCCAACATCACCTTCAGGATCCTACGTCACTGCAGAAGGAGGTAGTTGGGCCTCCTCAGCCACTTCTAGTGGCTCTCCATCGAGTTCCCCAAATTTGATGGCTGAGGTGGACACCATTGAATCTCCCACCCCTTATCCGGACCACATGGTGGTTCATGAAGAAAGTCTCTGTGAAGACCCATGTTGTATGTCCCCTGACATGTTAGAAGATGAAGATATTCCAGAACTGTATGATAGAGATATAGACCATGAAGACTTTTCTCCAGCCAATGAGGATCTCTTAGATGGGTACCCTAGTGACATCCATTCTAGTGAAGAGGAAGATGATGAAGATGAATGGGAGACAGATTTTGCCCCCTCTTTTACGAGCATCCCTCTCTGTCCTGAATTTATGAGCGCAGTGTCTTCAGTCACTACGCATGTACAGGAGGCTCAGCAGGTATCTTTGGCAGGCTGCTCTGCAAATGTGGAGAGTGCCCTAGAGCCGGTGGTGAGCCAGCAGGAATTCCACACGGTAAGCCTGCCAAGTACTGAAAATGATCACATGATTCCCGCTTTTATGCTTCCGTTTCGGGGAAGTTTAATATTCGAGGCTGAGTCAATGGAGATAACGTTATTCCCACAAGGAGAATCAGCCGAAAGTGAGGCAATTGATGGAGAAGAGAAAGAACAAGAAGACGGTGAAGATGATGAAGATGATAGTACCTCTGCTTCATATCTTCATTCACTGTCTGAAACATCCATCAACGAAGGGGTAGATGAATCATTTGCTTACCAGGATGACACCTCAGAATCCTCAGATTCAGCCTCCtatgatggagaagaagatgataaACGATATGGCACAGAGGAGTACGCAGTGGCACCggatgctgctgctgcacagagcACAGAGTGCCCAGCAAGAGGCCAACATGACTCTTCCAACTCGGGCTGTGAGAGTGAGATGGAGACATCATCTGATCTGTCTGACTCAGATGACGAATGTGCAGTGTTTACAGCTCTGGACATAAATGGAGAAGATCTTCTTGGAATAGAAGAACAAATTGTCAAAGTCACTGATGCCACAAATGAAGAGAAAAAAGATGAGGAAGAAGAACGTGGTGAAGCAGCTGGATTATCCCATCGAGCCCACGGCTTTTCTGAAGATCCTTCCATCACTCAAGACAGCTCCAGTGAGCTTGAAGATTTAAGTACCAGCAGAGCCCCTCATGAAGTTTGCGGAGAACCTATAAGAAGCACTTTAGTTCTTACAACAGAAGCTGAAAGTCAGCCCAGTCCTGAATCACTTAAAGACAGAGAAGAAGCAATGAGGACATGGTCTGATAGTCCTGTAGAGCAGcagtcatcctcatcatcctctgaaATGGACCATATTCTTAGAGCTGGGATTGGCAACGTTGGGGAATGTTTGATAGCTTGTTTTGACACTGATGAAGAGCTAGATactttgccccctctgtgctccgcGATGAAGACCCAACAAGATCACAGGGTACATGATGATGACAATGGTAGGAGGACCTCCATGGCTGTGCAGCTAGCAGAAGATAGGAATTATTTCACAGTGAaatgtgaaaataataaagatgccaAAATATCTGCTGCAGAGAAAAGTGACATCTCCCAAGGACTAGTGTGTACCACAAATGCTGGTGAAATGGATTTAGGTTCTGTAGAAatagataggacagaagaaggaaGCACTCATGTAGAAGACACAGCCCATGAAGAGTTGTTTGCATGCTATGAGTCTGAAGAAGACCCAGAAGAAGTGAAATCCTTGGACCGGCCTTCACTCCTCGCCCAAATACAGAAACAACAAGAAGCTGCCGGTTCTATCACAGACCAGCTGTCCCATAGCAGAGATAAAGAACAGATGCTTAACGATGGAACAACCATAGAAAATAGTAACGTTGCTGACAGAGAACATGATGGATGTCACCATTCCAGCACAGCAAAAACTAGTCAAGAAGGATTCGACTTGAATTTGTTTGCTGCAGATATAACAGAGGACCCTTCTAGGTCAATAACAAGTAAAACTTCTTCTGGGTTGGGAGACATTAGGGCTTCATTCAGTGATAAGCAAAATGACTTGAAGACTAAGGAGAACACGTCTTCTTGTGATAAAGTCGTAACTAAAGCTGAGGTCACTAGTATGGCAGAACATCACATTATACCTCTGCCATCATCTATAAAGGATCCTGCAGATCAAGTAGTAAAGTCCAAGGAGCAAAACAGTCAACACGCcagtgatgtgtatatggagAGGGTTAAAACATGTCCATATTCTTCAGAAAGGGAATCATTGAACATACATCCTTCAAAACCCAATGAACCGATAACTGAGGACAACCAGAGTGCCAGCAGGTGCCACCTTTCTGAAACATGTAAGGTTGGTGAATCTAATGATTTACCTGACCGCCCTGTTTGTAAGGAACCACCAGACAGGGAAGATATCCTTCAAGTAGAGCAGAAGGCAGACAGTCAAGAGTCTCCTGAAGTCCCTACCAGTGAAACCAGTAACATCTTTCAGCAGAGCAATGGTTCGGACATCAGCCTTACATATGATAGTCAGCCAGAAAGTGATATTACAGTAACCAGTATTTCAGATGGGGTTGAACCTGAAGAAGGAGATGGACAACTGAGCAAAAGCGATCCATCTGATGGTGATGACAGGAACTTAGAAAATGTATCCATTGTTGATAATCATCAAGACTCACACATCTCATCAACCATGGAAGACAATGGAGATGCTGCTTAtaatccaccaacccacccatcCACTTTACTTAACTCAAATCATCTCTGCACTAaaaattcctcctcctcctcagaaaaTCACAAATTCATGAAAACCACCCAGACGTGCACAGTAGCCAAAGAACAGGTCAAGCTGTTAGATAAGAATGAGTCACAAGACAAGAACGTTTTCTGCAGTCTTGACTTGGAAGAATCTTCCTCTAACAAAATCCAGCAACTAGAAGAAACCCAACACAAATTAAAAGATACGCCATCCATATCCAACACATTAGGAGTATTGTGTACAGAACCTAGACCATGTGACAAAGCAGGACGAGAAGCCCTTCCGCCGTCTGCCAGTGCCTTGTCAGGGTTACCGTCCAAGCCAAGAACAGACAAAATGGAGATGTCCGAAGACATTCAAGAAATGACCAAGCTGCTACAAGGTTCATTTGGTAAACTGGAGGCGTTGGATCTTAGTATGAGGTCAAGTTATTCAGAGGCCAATGCTTCCATAACCTTAACTAAACCCGCCAAGATCAGTGACAGTAGAGATAAGGTTGTGGCTCTATCGGAGAATGATGTAGAGTCCAAGAGGCAAAAGGTTGGGTTCACTTGTGATGTAGAAAAACAACCAAGGGTTGAGATGAAACAGAAAAAGGCACAGAGGTCTGACAAGGTAGAGAGAGGTTCCTCTAAGGACAAGAAAGTCTTGGACAAGGCCTGCCTTGAGTCTGAAAAGTTACACAGTCAGACATCCCAGAACGTGAAGAAAGCAAAAGACAACCCTGGACAGGACCAGAAAAGTGGGCTCAATAAGGAACTGAGGACCCCCAATCCCCTCAAGAGCCCAACTACTAAGGATGCCCAGGGTAGGCAGTCAAATGCGGACATTGAAAGTGACTTAAGCCTGCATGTAGCCCCCAAAACTGAAGCCGCTCCACCCACTACCCCAGATGCAGACTCTGTTGTAAGTAAAGTGCCTCCCAAGAAATTTCTGTCCCGAGTGCCTGATGGAAGTCCTCAGGATCAAAAAGTAGTCAGGCAACCAGCTGCTTCTGAAAACCTGGGTTCCAAAAAACTTTCATCAG CAGCACCTGAAGGCAGCTCCCCGACCCCCCAACTGAGCACAGAGCCCCCCATTACCAGCTGCTGTCCAAGAGCCCCGCAGAGCCACGAACTGGTGGGAAAGAAACCCCAGCTGACCTGCCCCCCCTCTGAGCCGAGCTCTTCCAGTGACAGTGAGCTGACGTCTCGAGGGCGAGAGATGCACCTGCTGAGGGAGACATCTGCGGTCACCCTGCTGGGCATCAGCAAACCCATTCTAAGGCAACGGGGCTGTGAGACCCTAAGCCACAGAG GTTCCTGTAATGACACAGAAAGTAATGATGAATCTCTCCCCGAGCTGGAAGAAGCAGATCTGACCGAGCCGCGCTCCTCCTCCAGCCAG AACCAGCTGGCACACTGTGTCGGCTCCGGAGAGGAATCCATCAGCAAAGCCAAGCAGAGCCGGAGCGAGAAGAAGGCCAGGAAG GCTATGTCCAAGCTCGGCCTCCGACAGATACACGGCGTCACCAGGATCACCATCCGGAAATCCAAGAACATCTTATTCGTCATAACCAAGCCGGATGTGTTCAAGAGTCCCGCATCTGACatctatattgtgtttggagaagCCAAG ATTGAAGATCTGTCACAGCAAGTGCACAAAGCGGCTGCCGAAAAGTTCAAAGTCCCGATGGAGCATTCACCTCTGATCACAGAGACAGCGCCCACCCTGACCATCAAAGAAgagagcgaggaggaggaggag gtagatgAAACCGGACTAGAGGTGCGCGACATCGAGCTGGTGATGGCTCAGGCCAACGTATCCCGCCCCAAGGCTGTGCGAGCGCTGAGGCACAACAACAACGACATTGTCAACGCCATTATG GAATTAACCATGTAG